Proteins encoded together in one Terriglobales bacterium window:
- the phoU gene encoding phosphate signaling complex protein PhoU, with translation MRTRFHQELDELKDKLLRMGGLAEQAVDRAIEGYRRRDAALCNKVLEGERSINQMEREIDELALDLLAMQQPMAIDLRFIVAVVKINADLERVGDQAVNIAQRVIELTTLPEADLAIDIPRIAGIGSTMVRTALESFIYARADVAESVLKMDNSIDQLNAEAHRHIIKFMQESPQLVPQALNTLLISRNLERVGDHATNIAEDVIFWVRGADVRHMFGDKAVTPGD, from the coding sequence ATGCGCACCCGCTTTCATCAAGAACTCGACGAACTGAAAGACAAACTGCTGCGGATGGGCGGGCTGGCCGAACAGGCCGTCGACCGCGCGATTGAAGGGTATCGGCGCCGTGATGCTGCTCTCTGCAACAAAGTGTTGGAGGGGGAGCGCTCCATCAACCAGATGGAACGGGAAATCGACGAATTGGCGCTGGACCTGCTCGCCATGCAGCAGCCGATGGCGATTGACCTGCGCTTCATCGTGGCGGTGGTAAAGATCAATGCCGACCTGGAGCGGGTGGGCGATCAGGCGGTGAACATCGCCCAGCGGGTCATAGAATTGACCACCCTGCCCGAAGCGGACCTGGCAATCGATATTCCGCGTATTGCAGGAATCGGCTCCACCATGGTGCGGACCGCGCTGGAATCCTTTATTTATGCCCGCGCGGATGTTGCCGAGTCGGTCCTCAAGATGGATAACTCGATCGACCAGTTAAACGCAGAAGCCCACCGCCACATCATCAAGTTCATGCAAGAATCGCCCCAGTTGGTGCCGCAGGCCCTGAACACGCTGCTGATCTCCCGCAACCTGGAACGGGTGGGGGATCATGCCACCAACATCGCCGAAGACGTAATTTTCTGGGTACGGGGCGCCGATGTGCGCCACATGTTCGGCGACAAAGCGGTCACCCCTGGGGATTAG
- a CDS encoding citrate lyase subunit alpha, whose protein sequence is MPVTARIELARNAAGRLVPLEVNHKSQSPFLGLNQYQPSGTKAAPPIRSAKDYPTNGDKRFPDLESALRRCGLRDGMVISTHHHLRDGDAVALPVLQTAARMGVKDLMWFPSASFPTHAPVIDLMEAGAVHHIEGSMNGPLGDYCSMGKMRGMGVLRSHGGRWQAIQDGEVHIDIAIIAAPTADPFGNATGSLGKSACGSLGFALADSTYADHVIVVTDNLVPFPCVPWQIQGNNVDYVVEVPSIGDPAKIVSGTTQITRSPDRLKIAEYVAQFLRDAGIMRNGFSFQAGAGGIALAFVDYLRRMMKEAGLKARFVRGGSSRYLVEMLQEGLTDYILDGQTFDLDAVRSIATDPRHVATSPFTSYNFHGKGNFASMVDVVVLGATEVDLNFNANVVTHSDGRLLHGIGGWQNCLFAGCTILAVPSFRDRIPVIVDEVTTLTGPGELIDVIVTERGIAINPCRQDLSDAVKGSKLPIRPLADIQREVENICGGKPQKPRRLDRAVAVVKWVDGTVLDTIWQVG, encoded by the coding sequence ATGCCGGTTACCGCCAGGATTGAACTCGCGCGCAATGCTGCTGGACGTCTCGTTCCCCTTGAGGTCAATCACAAATCTCAGTCTCCGTTTCTCGGCCTCAACCAATATCAACCCAGCGGCACGAAGGCTGCCCCACCCATCCGTTCGGCCAAAGACTATCCTACGAACGGCGACAAGCGTTTTCCTGATCTCGAGTCTGCCCTCCGCCGCTGCGGTCTGCGCGACGGGATGGTGATCTCGACTCATCACCACCTGCGTGACGGCGATGCCGTAGCCCTGCCTGTACTCCAGACCGCCGCCCGCATGGGTGTGAAGGACCTGATGTGGTTTCCCAGCGCCTCCTTTCCCACGCACGCGCCCGTCATCGACCTGATGGAAGCTGGGGCGGTTCACCACATCGAAGGCAGCATGAATGGTCCCCTGGGCGATTACTGCTCGATGGGCAAGATGCGCGGCATGGGCGTGCTCCGCTCGCATGGCGGCCGCTGGCAAGCCATCCAGGACGGCGAAGTTCACATCGACATCGCCATCATCGCTGCGCCCACTGCTGATCCCTTCGGCAATGCCACCGGCTCGCTCGGCAAGTCCGCTTGTGGCTCACTCGGTTTCGCCCTCGCCGACTCCACCTACGCCGATCATGTCATCGTCGTTACTGACAACCTGGTTCCGTTTCCCTGCGTGCCGTGGCAGATCCAGGGCAACAACGTCGATTACGTGGTCGAAGTTCCATCCATCGGAGATCCCGCAAAGATCGTCTCCGGAACCACGCAGATCACCCGCAGCCCTGACCGCCTGAAGATCGCCGAGTACGTCGCCCAGTTCTTGCGCGACGCCGGCATTATGCGCAACGGTTTCTCGTTCCAGGCGGGCGCGGGTGGCATCGCCCTCGCCTTTGTCGATTACCTGCGGCGCATGATGAAGGAAGCCGGACTCAAAGCTCGCTTCGTGCGCGGGGGATCGTCCCGCTACCTCGTGGAGATGCTGCAGGAGGGCCTCACCGATTACATTCTCGACGGCCAGACTTTCGATCTCGACGCAGTTCGCTCCATCGCCACCGATCCCCGCCACGTCGCCACCTCTCCTTTTACCTCCTACAATTTTCACGGCAAGGGAAACTTCGCATCTATGGTGGACGTCGTGGTGCTGGGAGCGACTGAAGTGGACCTGAACTTCAATGCCAACGTGGTGACCCACTCGGACGGCCGCCTGCTGCACGGGATCGGAGGATGGCAAAACTGCCTCTTCGCCGGCTGCACTATCCTTGCCGTTCCTTCTTTCCGCGACCGCATCCCCGTCATCGTCGACGAAGTCACCACCCTCACCGGCCCCGGCGAACTCATCGACGTGATCGTGACCGAGCGCGGCATCGCCATCAATCCGTGCCGGCAGGATCTGAGCGATGCAGTCAAGGGATCGAAGTTGCCCATCCGGCCACTTGCAGACATCCAGCGCGAGGTCGAAAACATCTGCGGCGGCAAGCCACAAAAACCCAGGCGGCTCGATCGTGCCGTGGCTGTTGTGAAATGGGTCGATGGCACGGTGCTGGATACCATCTGGCAGGTCGGCTGA